A DNA window from Onychostoma macrolepis isolate SWU-2019 chromosome 13, ASM1243209v1, whole genome shotgun sequence contains the following coding sequences:
- the LOC131552204 gene encoding desmoplakin-like isoform X2, with amino-acid sequence MQIWWWFLNLPLRRKSLENAEYLSWTESMELQKSASEEEIARLRHQVLELEASLSNRQQQLDILGADLEMQKKSIEDLTLQKSKAEYEAQKYRVELEGVIKSKGSIEQELNRARQLVQQSEAKQASLEESLRNLKKSIEESTLARKKLEDHLRRKDSDVQGLEEHSRTLERELRAKEDAEAELLSHVRIMEMDLAHQSEVRMMQGESVLGFSKDGGQLATFKTSSSIIHSESEAEVLQRKMEELIKSKKRAETEIKSLKSELNSIIVHKTVAEEKAQRFKELLDEANNRLLKLQVEMDADRSNMRQKSEELRQETSELKKSVYVYQEQIKSLQRDKSALEQRVLFQKTEVDGLKDQLKVNQGKLLQWTSLEQESTHKLRCLEDELSSKQSEVEQTTFKVNELNRKNQLLESDTRHLKVSIESIQQDKSHADQKIKTLKGEAEVLKEQLQRAKEEINLKTRTEKEAQLKIKNLELELQKSSLQGTQLTKKVEELKKINMETERSIKNVKAELDRASIEIDSKEQQINILRSQAESAKSQVKIVEEELLNKTQVSHELQIRLKDYNEEAKKTTELQQKIKSLTLTLTNYEKDISSLRAELSSITSERNLANQKVQEHKVEINNLNMALKKAVGESQRESSEGKKNLSKVRELENELLKCKQTISRISGSSEKATVSLKQDISSLQRDKQTADQKLQVLKCEFDDLSSTLKRTKDELQRVTEENRLSQSKLKELEAELQRKSSVMRELSSSADKSVLNLKQELVTFQKNKNAVEDKVTSLTLQTSELKQKLRQTQEELKQKQNQTAAAEMRSQKLGEQLDNCKKMLDDLKGKLDIQKKGYETQLQLVQAEMEQKLSLQQSRLKLEHERKLKERSHTVETAERDNKHLSQEVEKLKTLIANATKAKQEAEEQLCNVRTQMDESDRQRGILDLELLKAKSKISELETEKIRVKSSIFQLDSIHKDSSNEISKLKQMLTETKQKLDISEREARSLKEKIVSYISEMKSLQEKNLKLEVAVSSEKKHLKELEALGQASHQCAKDEELIMLKTELQLTQKIVASYEEAKRNLKEEELKKMKMSSEVATLEKEKVLEELRKVKQSQMQVINERTLEYATKKPENSVSLQNANVFEIHTNQVMVGNSQSEITDTILRKSSVSDKGRSGKSQIVSFNITDSDSSIDLASDSPITSKSKGLKMESSSNKIQGLRGRISIKKLVKTKIITQEIALKLQKGLITIEEIEVSLAQFTGKPSSIAGVYMESSKKKLNFLDAAAGGFISKTYAIEFLEAQAATGCIIDPMTGEAYSPSDAFEKGIITGDLKDKINEAYKAVSGYTHAGKILSVFQAMEERILDRHRGKALIETQISTGGLIHPLIGCRVPMDGALEQGLINQATLQSLYDPVSNPKDFHFLETGQKAYYSELLKICVYDVNGGVYLLPFGDQHLYTLSPSSKHRISVINTSNGAKMSAYEAYKAGHIDKRTYLFLSQKESEWQEITIMDSSRNLLHILTDHKSGRQLCVENALSLKILQMEELNSYRSGQLSISELADLLISRRVVFKVPNSPVAGLWDVSLKKRLPVFKGHQQNLVDRLTALRLLEAQACTGGICDPASGERVLIKEAQHRGLLDEGFARQLQQCEQAYYGIIHPQNGKTLTVAQAMQENLFPKEVGVKCLEFQLATGGLINPDSQERVSLEDAIQNCLIDKATAAHLQHDNSHTKCITCPKTKRKMSFKEALEKCVFDSHTGFVILEATKPHSTGNTSSFQYFWTYRHF; translated from the exons ATGCAAATATGGTGGTGGTTTTTAAACCTTCCGTTG AGGAGGAAGTCGTTGGAAAATGCAGAGTACTTGAGCTGGACTGAGAGCATGGAGCTGCAGAAATCTGCGAGCGAAGAGGAGATCGCCAGGCTTCGGCACCAGGTACTGGAACTCGAGGCTTCGCTGTCCAACAGGCAGCAGCAGCTGGACATCCTGGGAGCAGACCTCGAAATGCAGAAAAAGTCAATTGAGGATTTGACCTTACAGAAGTCAAAGGCTGAGTATGAGGCCCAGAAATATCGTGTTGAACTAGAAGGTGTGATCAAAAGCAAGGGTTCCATCGAGCAAGAGTTGAATCGTGCTCGACAACTGGTTCAGCAGTCAGAGGCCAAACAGGCCTCCCTGGAAGAGAGCCTCCGCAATCTTAAAAAGAGCATAGAGGAGAGCACATTAGCCCGTAAGAAGCTGGAAGATCATTTACGTCGCAAGGACAGTGACGTACAGGGCCTGGAGGAACACAGTCGTACGTTAGAGCGAGAACTTAGGGCTAAGGAAGACGCTGAGGCAGAGCTTCTTAGCCATGTGAGAATCATGGAAATGGATCTGGCCCACCAGTCAGAAGTCAGGATGATGCAAGGTGAATCCGTGTTGGGTTTCTCCAAAGATGGCGGCCAACTGGCAACTTTTAAAACTAGTTCTTCAATAATCCACTCTGAATCTGAGGCAGAAGTCCTGCAACGCAAAATGGAGGAGCTCATTAAGAGCAAGAAGCGAGCTGAGACTGAAATCAAGTCCTTGAAGTCTGAATTGAACTCAATTATTGTGCACAAAACGGTGGCTGAGGAGAAAGCTCAACGTTTCAAAGAACTCTTAGATGAAGCGAACAACAGGCTTTTGAAGCTACAAGTGGAAATGGATGCAGATAGGTCCAACATGAGACAGAAATCAGAGGAGTTGAGACAAGAAACTTCTGAACTAAAAAAGTCTGTGTATGTGTATCAAGAACAAATCAAGTCTCTCCAAAGAGACAAATCTGCTCTGGAGCAAAGAGTGCTGTTCCAGAAGACAGAGGTTGATGGCCTAAAAGACCAGCTCAAGGTCAACCAAGGAAAACTTCTACAGTGGACCTCTTTGGAACAGGAGAGCACTCATAAGTTGAGGTGCTTGGAAGACGAGTTGTCTTCCAAACAATCTGAGGTAGAGCAGACGACATTCAAGGTGAATGAACTTAATAGAAAAAATCAGTTATTGGAAAGTGATACCCGGCATCTTAAGGTAAGTATTGAGTCAATCCAGCAGGACAAATCACATGCTGACCAAAAGATTAAAACCCTAAAAGGTGAGGCAGAGGTTTTAAAGGAGCAACTGCAGAGAGCCAAAGAGGAAATCAATCTGAAGACAAGAACAGAGAAAGAAGCTCAACTCAAAATCAAAAACCTTGAACTAGAGCTTCAGAAAAGTTCCTTGCAAGGGACACAGCTTACCAAGAAAGTAGAAGAACTCAAGAAGATTAACATGGAGACTGAACGTtctattaaaaatgtcaaagcaGAACTTGACAGAGCGTCCATCGAGATTGACAGTAAGGAACAGCAAATTAATATACTCAGATCCCAGGCAGAAAGTGCAAAATCTCAGGTAAAAATTGTTGAAGAGGAACTTCTGAATAAAACACAGGTATCCCATGAGCTTCAAATCAGACTTAAAGATTACAACGAAGAAGCCAAAAAAACCACCGAGCTACAGCAGAAGATCAAGTCTCTCACGTTGACCCTCACCAACTATGAAAAAGATATTTCAAGTCTCAGAGCAGAGCTGAGTTCTATAACATCAGAGAGGAATCTGGCTAATCAGAAGGTTCAGGAACATAAAGTCGAGATAAATAACCTGAACATGGCTTTAAAAAAAGCCGTAGGAGAATCTCAAAGGGAGTCATCTGAAGGTAAAAAGAACTTGTCAAAAGTTCGAGAACTTGAAAATGAGCTTTTGAAATGTAAGCAGACAATTAGTAGGATCAGTGGAAGTTCAGAGAAGGCCACGGTAAGCCTGAAACAGGACATTTCATCCCTTCAGAGGGATAAGCAAACAGCTGACCAGAAGTTACaggttttaaaatgtgaatttgaTGATCTTAGTTCCACtctaaaaagaacaaaagatgAGCTACAGCGAGTGACTGAAGAAAACAGGTTAAGTCAGTCCAAACTAAAAGAGCTAGAGGCGGAGCTCCAAAGGAAAAGTTCTGTTATGCGAGAATTGAGCTCAAGCGCAGATAAATCTGTGCTGAATTTAAAACAAGAGCTAGTCACTTTTCAGAAGAATAAGAATGCAGTGGAAGACAAAGTCACAAGTTTAACCCTGCAAACATCAGAGTTGAAGCAGAAGTTGAGACAAACCCAGGAAGAGCTTAAACAGAAGCAAAATCAAACAGCAGCTGCTGAGATGAGGTCGCAAAAGCTTGGTGAACAATTGGACAACTGTAAAAAGATGCTTGACGATCTCAAAGGTAAGCTCGACATACAAAAGAAAGGCTATGAGACTCAACTGCAGCTAGTGCAGGCTGAAATGGAGCAAAAGCTTTCGCTGCAACAATCACGCTTAAAGTTGGAGCATGAGAGGAAATTAAAGGAGCGCTCGCATACTGTGGAAACTGCTGAGAGAGACAACAAGCACCTGTCTCAAGAAGTGGAGAAGCTGAAAACATTAATTGCTAATGCAACAAAAGCAAAACAAGAGGCTGAGGAGCAACTCTGCAACGTACGCACACAGATGGATGAATCTGACAGGCAGAGGGGGATACTTGACCTTGAACTTCTCAAAGCAAAATCAAAGATTTCTGAGTTAGAAACTGAGAAAATCAGAGtaaaatccagcatttttcaACTTGACAGTATTCACAAAGACAGCTCAAACGAGATATCAAAGTTAAAGCAAATGCTGACAGAGACTAAGCAAAAATTAGACATCTCAGAAAGGGAAGCAAGATCTCTAAAGGAAAAGATTGTTTCATACATCAGTGAAATGAAGTCTCTACAGGAGAAGAATCTGAAGCTTGAGGTAGCAGTCAGTTCTGAGAAGAAGCATCTAAAAGAATTGGAGGCACTCGGACAAGCCAGTCATCAGTGTGCTAAAGATGAAGAGCTGATTATGCTAAAGACTGAACTTCAGCTGACTCAGAAAATCGTTGCGTCATACGAAGAAGCGAAACGGAACTTGAAGGAGGAAGAGCtcaagaaaatgaaaatgagctcTGAG GTAGCTACactggaaaaagaaaaagtgctgGAGGAGCTACGAAAAGTAAAGCAAAGCCAAATGCAAGTGATCAACGAGAGAACCCTGGAATATGCTACTAAGAAACCAGAAAATTCAGTTTCACTCcagaatgcaaatgtttttgaaatacacACAAACCAAGTGATGGTTGGTAACAGTCAGAGTGAGATCACTGACACTATACTTAGAAAAAGCTCAGTGTCTGATAAAGGCAGGTCTGGTAAAAGCCAGATTGTCTCATTCAATATCACTGATTCCGATTCCTCCATCGATCTTGCTTCTGACTCGCCTATAACAAGTAAATCAAAAGGGCTAAAAATGGAGTCGTCTTCCAATAAAATTCAAGGTCTCAGAGGAAGGATAAGTATTAAAAAGTtggtaaaaactaaaataattactCAGGAAATTGCACTCAAGTTGCAAAAAGGCCTCATTACTATAGAGGAGATAGAAGTATCACTTGCTCAATTCACTGGTAAACCGTCCTCAATTGCAGGTGTTTACATGGAGTCTAGCAAGAAAAAGCTGAACTTCCTAGACGCTGCAGCAGGAGGATTTATCTCTAAAACTTATGCCATTGAGTTTCTGGAAGCGCAAGCTGCCACAGGATGCATCATTGATCCTATGACAGGTGAAGCTTACTCACCGTCAGATGCTTTTGAGAAAGGTATCATTACTGGGGATCTCAAGGACAAAATAAATGAAGCGTACAAAGCAGTCAGCGGTTATACTCATGCTGGGAAAATTCTTTCAGTGTTTCAAGCTATGGAGGAGAGAATTCTAGACAGGCATCGAGGTAAAGCATTAATAGAAACACAGATCTCTACTGGAGGGTTGATTCACCCATTGATTGGATGTAGGGTGCCCATGGATGGTGCACTAGAGCAGGGGCTCATAAATCAAGCCACACTTCAAAGTCTCTATGATCCAGTCAGCAACCCAAAAGATTTTCACTTCCTAGAAACAGGGCAAAAGGCGTACTATAGCGAACTGCTCAAAATCTGTGTGTATGATGTCAACGGTGGAGTGTATCTTCTTCCTTTTGGTGATCAGCATCTGTACACCCTCTCACCATCCAGCAAACACAGAATATCGGTCATCAACACTTCTAATGGTGCGAAAATGTCAGCCTACGAAGCATACAAGGCCGGCCACATTGACAAGAGAACCTACCTGTTTCTCTCACAAAAAGAGAGCGAATGGCAGGAGATAACAATCATGGACTCAAGTAGGAACCTTCTACACATCCTAACAGACCATAAGAGTGGGCGGCAGCTTTGCGTTGAAAATGCTCTTAGTCTGAAAATTCTCCAAATGGAGGAGCTCAACAGCTACCGGAGTGGTCAGCTCAGTATTTCTGAGCTCGCTGATCTTTTGATTTCCAGAAGAGTTGTCTTTAAAGTCCCAAACAGTCCTGTTGCAGGACTCTGGGATGTTTCTTTGAAGAAAAGACTCCCGGTTTTCAAAGGACACCAGCAGAACCTTGTGGACCGACTCACCGCACTGAGGTTGCTAGAAGCCCAGGCTTGCACTGGAGGCATCTGTGATCCAGCATCTGGAGAAAGGGTTCTGATTAAAGAAGCACAACATCGAGGACTCTTGGACGAAGGTTTTGCTAGACAGCTTCAGCAATGTGAGCAAGCCTACTATGGTATCATTCACCCTCAGAATGGAAAGACTTTGACTGTGGCTCAGGCGATGCAAGAGAACCTTTTTCCAAAAGAAGTTGGAGTGAAGTGTCTTGAGTTTCAACTGGCGACTGGTGGGCTCATTAACCCAGACAGCCAAGAGAGAGTCTCTTTGGAGGATGCGATACAGAATTGCTTGATCGACAAAGCAACTGCTGCGCATCTTCAACATGACAACTCTCATACGAAATGCATCACCTGCCCCAAAACCAAGCGAAAAATGTCTTTCAAGGAAGCTCTAGAAAAGTGTGTCTTTGACAGCCACACTGGGTTCGTCATTCTTGAAGCAACAAAACCCCATAGTACTGGCAATACTTCATCCTTCCAATACTTCTGGACCTATCGGCACTTCTGA
- the LOC131552204 gene encoding desmoplakin-like isoform X1: MVVVFKPSVGKWARTASSLPGGWLEDDCVISFQRRKSLENAEYLSWTESMELQKSASEEEIARLRHQVLELEASLSNRQQQLDILGADLEMQKKSIEDLTLQKSKAEYEAQKYRVELEGVIKSKGSIEQELNRARQLVQQSEAKQASLEESLRNLKKSIEESTLARKKLEDHLRRKDSDVQGLEEHSRTLERELRAKEDAEAELLSHVRIMEMDLAHQSEVRMMQGESVLGFSKDGGQLATFKTSSSIIHSESEAEVLQRKMEELIKSKKRAETEIKSLKSELNSIIVHKTVAEEKAQRFKELLDEANNRLLKLQVEMDADRSNMRQKSEELRQETSELKKSVYVYQEQIKSLQRDKSALEQRVLFQKTEVDGLKDQLKVNQGKLLQWTSLEQESTHKLRCLEDELSSKQSEVEQTTFKVNELNRKNQLLESDTRHLKVSIESIQQDKSHADQKIKTLKGEAEVLKEQLQRAKEEINLKTRTEKEAQLKIKNLELELQKSSLQGTQLTKKVEELKKINMETERSIKNVKAELDRASIEIDSKEQQINILRSQAESAKSQVKIVEEELLNKTQVSHELQIRLKDYNEEAKKTTELQQKIKSLTLTLTNYEKDISSLRAELSSITSERNLANQKVQEHKVEINNLNMALKKAVGESQRESSEGKKNLSKVRELENELLKCKQTISRISGSSEKATVSLKQDISSLQRDKQTADQKLQVLKCEFDDLSSTLKRTKDELQRVTEENRLSQSKLKELEAELQRKSSVMRELSSSADKSVLNLKQELVTFQKNKNAVEDKVTSLTLQTSELKQKLRQTQEELKQKQNQTAAAEMRSQKLGEQLDNCKKMLDDLKGKLDIQKKGYETQLQLVQAEMEQKLSLQQSRLKLEHERKLKERSHTVETAERDNKHLSQEVEKLKTLIANATKAKQEAEEQLCNVRTQMDESDRQRGILDLELLKAKSKISELETEKIRVKSSIFQLDSIHKDSSNEISKLKQMLTETKQKLDISEREARSLKEKIVSYISEMKSLQEKNLKLEVAVSSEKKHLKELEALGQASHQCAKDEELIMLKTELQLTQKIVASYEEAKRNLKEEELKKMKMSSEVATLEKEKVLEELRKVKQSQMQVINERTLEYATKKPENSVSLQNANVFEIHTNQVMVGNSQSEITDTILRKSSVSDKGRSGKSQIVSFNITDSDSSIDLASDSPITSKSKGLKMESSSNKIQGLRGRISIKKLVKTKIITQEIALKLQKGLITIEEIEVSLAQFTGKPSSIAGVYMESSKKKLNFLDAAAGGFISKTYAIEFLEAQAATGCIIDPMTGEAYSPSDAFEKGIITGDLKDKINEAYKAVSGYTHAGKILSVFQAMEERILDRHRGKALIETQISTGGLIHPLIGCRVPMDGALEQGLINQATLQSLYDPVSNPKDFHFLETGQKAYYSELLKICVYDVNGGVYLLPFGDQHLYTLSPSSKHRISVINTSNGAKMSAYEAYKAGHIDKRTYLFLSQKESEWQEITIMDSSRNLLHILTDHKSGRQLCVENALSLKILQMEELNSYRSGQLSISELADLLISRRVVFKVPNSPVAGLWDVSLKKRLPVFKGHQQNLVDRLTALRLLEAQACTGGICDPASGERVLIKEAQHRGLLDEGFARQLQQCEQAYYGIIHPQNGKTLTVAQAMQENLFPKEVGVKCLEFQLATGGLINPDSQERVSLEDAIQNCLIDKATAAHLQHDNSHTKCITCPKTKRKMSFKEALEKCVFDSHTGFVILEATKPHSTGNTSSFQYFWTYRHF, from the exons ATGGTGGTGGTTTTTAAACCTTCCGTTGGTAAGTGGGCAAGAACCGCCTCTTCTCTTCCAGGCGGTTGGCTGGAAGATGACTGTGTCATTTCATTTCAGAGGAGGAAGTCGTTGGAAAATGCAGAGTACTTGAGCTGGACTGAGAGCATGGAGCTGCAGAAATCTGCGAGCGAAGAGGAGATCGCCAGGCTTCGGCACCAGGTACTGGAACTCGAGGCTTCGCTGTCCAACAGGCAGCAGCAGCTGGACATCCTGGGAGCAGACCTCGAAATGCAGAAAAAGTCAATTGAGGATTTGACCTTACAGAAGTCAAAGGCTGAGTATGAGGCCCAGAAATATCGTGTTGAACTAGAAGGTGTGATCAAAAGCAAGGGTTCCATCGAGCAAGAGTTGAATCGTGCTCGACAACTGGTTCAGCAGTCAGAGGCCAAACAGGCCTCCCTGGAAGAGAGCCTCCGCAATCTTAAAAAGAGCATAGAGGAGAGCACATTAGCCCGTAAGAAGCTGGAAGATCATTTACGTCGCAAGGACAGTGACGTACAGGGCCTGGAGGAACACAGTCGTACGTTAGAGCGAGAACTTAGGGCTAAGGAAGACGCTGAGGCAGAGCTTCTTAGCCATGTGAGAATCATGGAAATGGATCTGGCCCACCAGTCAGAAGTCAGGATGATGCAAGGTGAATCCGTGTTGGGTTTCTCCAAAGATGGCGGCCAACTGGCAACTTTTAAAACTAGTTCTTCAATAATCCACTCTGAATCTGAGGCAGAAGTCCTGCAACGCAAAATGGAGGAGCTCATTAAGAGCAAGAAGCGAGCTGAGACTGAAATCAAGTCCTTGAAGTCTGAATTGAACTCAATTATTGTGCACAAAACGGTGGCTGAGGAGAAAGCTCAACGTTTCAAAGAACTCTTAGATGAAGCGAACAACAGGCTTTTGAAGCTACAAGTGGAAATGGATGCAGATAGGTCCAACATGAGACAGAAATCAGAGGAGTTGAGACAAGAAACTTCTGAACTAAAAAAGTCTGTGTATGTGTATCAAGAACAAATCAAGTCTCTCCAAAGAGACAAATCTGCTCTGGAGCAAAGAGTGCTGTTCCAGAAGACAGAGGTTGATGGCCTAAAAGACCAGCTCAAGGTCAACCAAGGAAAACTTCTACAGTGGACCTCTTTGGAACAGGAGAGCACTCATAAGTTGAGGTGCTTGGAAGACGAGTTGTCTTCCAAACAATCTGAGGTAGAGCAGACGACATTCAAGGTGAATGAACTTAATAGAAAAAATCAGTTATTGGAAAGTGATACCCGGCATCTTAAGGTAAGTATTGAGTCAATCCAGCAGGACAAATCACATGCTGACCAAAAGATTAAAACCCTAAAAGGTGAGGCAGAGGTTTTAAAGGAGCAACTGCAGAGAGCCAAAGAGGAAATCAATCTGAAGACAAGAACAGAGAAAGAAGCTCAACTCAAAATCAAAAACCTTGAACTAGAGCTTCAGAAAAGTTCCTTGCAAGGGACACAGCTTACCAAGAAAGTAGAAGAACTCAAGAAGATTAACATGGAGACTGAACGTtctattaaaaatgtcaaagcaGAACTTGACAGAGCGTCCATCGAGATTGACAGTAAGGAACAGCAAATTAATATACTCAGATCCCAGGCAGAAAGTGCAAAATCTCAGGTAAAAATTGTTGAAGAGGAACTTCTGAATAAAACACAGGTATCCCATGAGCTTCAAATCAGACTTAAAGATTACAACGAAGAAGCCAAAAAAACCACCGAGCTACAGCAGAAGATCAAGTCTCTCACGTTGACCCTCACCAACTATGAAAAAGATATTTCAAGTCTCAGAGCAGAGCTGAGTTCTATAACATCAGAGAGGAATCTGGCTAATCAGAAGGTTCAGGAACATAAAGTCGAGATAAATAACCTGAACATGGCTTTAAAAAAAGCCGTAGGAGAATCTCAAAGGGAGTCATCTGAAGGTAAAAAGAACTTGTCAAAAGTTCGAGAACTTGAAAATGAGCTTTTGAAATGTAAGCAGACAATTAGTAGGATCAGTGGAAGTTCAGAGAAGGCCACGGTAAGCCTGAAACAGGACATTTCATCCCTTCAGAGGGATAAGCAAACAGCTGACCAGAAGTTACaggttttaaaatgtgaatttgaTGATCTTAGTTCCACtctaaaaagaacaaaagatgAGCTACAGCGAGTGACTGAAGAAAACAGGTTAAGTCAGTCCAAACTAAAAGAGCTAGAGGCGGAGCTCCAAAGGAAAAGTTCTGTTATGCGAGAATTGAGCTCAAGCGCAGATAAATCTGTGCTGAATTTAAAACAAGAGCTAGTCACTTTTCAGAAGAATAAGAATGCAGTGGAAGACAAAGTCACAAGTTTAACCCTGCAAACATCAGAGTTGAAGCAGAAGTTGAGACAAACCCAGGAAGAGCTTAAACAGAAGCAAAATCAAACAGCAGCTGCTGAGATGAGGTCGCAAAAGCTTGGTGAACAATTGGACAACTGTAAAAAGATGCTTGACGATCTCAAAGGTAAGCTCGACATACAAAAGAAAGGCTATGAGACTCAACTGCAGCTAGTGCAGGCTGAAATGGAGCAAAAGCTTTCGCTGCAACAATCACGCTTAAAGTTGGAGCATGAGAGGAAATTAAAGGAGCGCTCGCATACTGTGGAAACTGCTGAGAGAGACAACAAGCACCTGTCTCAAGAAGTGGAGAAGCTGAAAACATTAATTGCTAATGCAACAAAAGCAAAACAAGAGGCTGAGGAGCAACTCTGCAACGTACGCACACAGATGGATGAATCTGACAGGCAGAGGGGGATACTTGACCTTGAACTTCTCAAAGCAAAATCAAAGATTTCTGAGTTAGAAACTGAGAAAATCAGAGtaaaatccagcatttttcaACTTGACAGTATTCACAAAGACAGCTCAAACGAGATATCAAAGTTAAAGCAAATGCTGACAGAGACTAAGCAAAAATTAGACATCTCAGAAAGGGAAGCAAGATCTCTAAAGGAAAAGATTGTTTCATACATCAGTGAAATGAAGTCTCTACAGGAGAAGAATCTGAAGCTTGAGGTAGCAGTCAGTTCTGAGAAGAAGCATCTAAAAGAATTGGAGGCACTCGGACAAGCCAGTCATCAGTGTGCTAAAGATGAAGAGCTGATTATGCTAAAGACTGAACTTCAGCTGACTCAGAAAATCGTTGCGTCATACGAAGAAGCGAAACGGAACTTGAAGGAGGAAGAGCtcaagaaaatgaaaatgagctcTGAG GTAGCTACactggaaaaagaaaaagtgctgGAGGAGCTACGAAAAGTAAAGCAAAGCCAAATGCAAGTGATCAACGAGAGAACCCTGGAATATGCTACTAAGAAACCAGAAAATTCAGTTTCACTCcagaatgcaaatgtttttgaaatacacACAAACCAAGTGATGGTTGGTAACAGTCAGAGTGAGATCACTGACACTATACTTAGAAAAAGCTCAGTGTCTGATAAAGGCAGGTCTGGTAAAAGCCAGATTGTCTCATTCAATATCACTGATTCCGATTCCTCCATCGATCTTGCTTCTGACTCGCCTATAACAAGTAAATCAAAAGGGCTAAAAATGGAGTCGTCTTCCAATAAAATTCAAGGTCTCAGAGGAAGGATAAGTATTAAAAAGTtggtaaaaactaaaataattactCAGGAAATTGCACTCAAGTTGCAAAAAGGCCTCATTACTATAGAGGAGATAGAAGTATCACTTGCTCAATTCACTGGTAAACCGTCCTCAATTGCAGGTGTTTACATGGAGTCTAGCAAGAAAAAGCTGAACTTCCTAGACGCTGCAGCAGGAGGATTTATCTCTAAAACTTATGCCATTGAGTTTCTGGAAGCGCAAGCTGCCACAGGATGCATCATTGATCCTATGACAGGTGAAGCTTACTCACCGTCAGATGCTTTTGAGAAAGGTATCATTACTGGGGATCTCAAGGACAAAATAAATGAAGCGTACAAAGCAGTCAGCGGTTATACTCATGCTGGGAAAATTCTTTCAGTGTTTCAAGCTATGGAGGAGAGAATTCTAGACAGGCATCGAGGTAAAGCATTAATAGAAACACAGATCTCTACTGGAGGGTTGATTCACCCATTGATTGGATGTAGGGTGCCCATGGATGGTGCACTAGAGCAGGGGCTCATAAATCAAGCCACACTTCAAAGTCTCTATGATCCAGTCAGCAACCCAAAAGATTTTCACTTCCTAGAAACAGGGCAAAAGGCGTACTATAGCGAACTGCTCAAAATCTGTGTGTATGATGTCAACGGTGGAGTGTATCTTCTTCCTTTTGGTGATCAGCATCTGTACACCCTCTCACCATCCAGCAAACACAGAATATCGGTCATCAACACTTCTAATGGTGCGAAAATGTCAGCCTACGAAGCATACAAGGCCGGCCACATTGACAAGAGAACCTACCTGTTTCTCTCACAAAAAGAGAGCGAATGGCAGGAGATAACAATCATGGACTCAAGTAGGAACCTTCTACACATCCTAACAGACCATAAGAGTGGGCGGCAGCTTTGCGTTGAAAATGCTCTTAGTCTGAAAATTCTCCAAATGGAGGAGCTCAACAGCTACCGGAGTGGTCAGCTCAGTATTTCTGAGCTCGCTGATCTTTTGATTTCCAGAAGAGTTGTCTTTAAAGTCCCAAACAGTCCTGTTGCAGGACTCTGGGATGTTTCTTTGAAGAAAAGACTCCCGGTTTTCAAAGGACACCAGCAGAACCTTGTGGACCGACTCACCGCACTGAGGTTGCTAGAAGCCCAGGCTTGCACTGGAGGCATCTGTGATCCAGCATCTGGAGAAAGGGTTCTGATTAAAGAAGCACAACATCGAGGACTCTTGGACGAAGGTTTTGCTAGACAGCTTCAGCAATGTGAGCAAGCCTACTATGGTATCATTCACCCTCAGAATGGAAAGACTTTGACTGTGGCTCAGGCGATGCAAGAGAACCTTTTTCCAAAAGAAGTTGGAGTGAAGTGTCTTGAGTTTCAACTGGCGACTGGTGGGCTCATTAACCCAGACAGCCAAGAGAGAGTCTCTTTGGAGGATGCGATACAGAATTGCTTGATCGACAAAGCAACTGCTGCGCATCTTCAACATGACAACTCTCATACGAAATGCATCACCTGCCCCAAAACCAAGCGAAAAATGTCTTTCAAGGAAGCTCTAGAAAAGTGTGTCTTTGACAGCCACACTGGGTTCGTCATTCTTGAAGCAACAAAACCCCATAGTACTGGCAATACTTCATCCTTCCAATACTTCTGGACCTATCGGCACTTCTGA